The following coding sequences are from one Thermostaphylospora chromogena window:
- the carB gene encoding carbamoyl-phosphate synthase large subunit, translating to MPRRTDIESILVIGSGPIVIGQACEFDYSGTQACRVLRAEGYRVILVNSNPATIMTDPEFADATYVEPITPEIVEKIIARERPDALLATLGGQTALNTAVALHESGVLERYNVELIGADVAAIQAGENRELFKEVVDRVAGRYGLNAASARSVICHSMDECLRAAEELGYPLVVRPSFTLGGTGSGFAHDEEELRRIAGAGLDASPVTEVLLEESVLGWKEFELEVMRDRADNVVIVCSIENIDPMGVHTGDSITVAPAMTLTDREYQNMRDVAIAIIREVGVDTGGCNIQFAVDPATGRMVVIEMNPRVSRSSALASKATGFPIAKIAAKLAVGYTLDEIPNDITRETPASFEPALDYVVVKVPRFAFEKFDGADATLTTHMKSVGEAMAIGRSFPEALQKALRSLEKRGSSFSWKDEPGDKEELLRACRKPHDGRLVTVMRALRAGASVSELSEATGIDPWFLDQFAAIDEAARELRAAPELTAQTLVRAKRMGFSDVQIGELRGLDEARVRDLRHALGVRPVYHTVDTCAGEFAARTPYLYSTYDEETEVPVGDRPKVIILGSGPNRIGQGIEFDYACVHASFELAKAGYETVMVNCNPETVSTDYDTSDRLYFEPLTLEDVLEVVHAEQQTGPVAGVIVQLGGQTPLGLAQALKDAGVPIVGTSPESIDLAEDRGAFGRVLAEAGLLAPKHGTATTVDEALEIAADIGYPVLVRPSYVLGGAGMAIVYDDETLTSYMARAGAASDRPVLVDKFLDEAIEVDVDALYDGTELYLGGVMEHIEEAGIHSGDSACALPPITLGGADIKRIRAATEAIARGVGVRGLLNVQYALSAGVLYVLEANPRASRTVPFVSKATAVPLAKAAARVMMGASIAELRAEGMLPAHGDGGTLPLDSPVAVKEAVLPFDRFRGVDTVLGPEMRSTGEVMGIDSVFGTAFAKSQMAVYGALPTKGRAFVSVANRDKRAMIFPVKALADLGFEILATEGTAEVLRRNGVHARIVRKQSDGTGPAGEPTIVRLILDGEVDLIVNTPFGDPGHSGPRLDGYEIRTAAVLRGVPCITTVQGLAAAVQGIQATVRGDVGVRSLQEHARVLRG from the coding sequence GTGCCTAGACGCACGGACATCGAATCGATCCTGGTGATCGGCTCCGGGCCGATCGTGATCGGGCAGGCGTGCGAGTTCGACTACTCGGGAACCCAGGCCTGCCGCGTGCTGCGCGCCGAGGGGTACCGGGTGATCCTGGTCAACAGCAACCCCGCGACGATCATGACCGATCCCGAGTTCGCCGACGCCACCTACGTCGAGCCGATCACCCCGGAGATCGTCGAGAAGATCATCGCCCGCGAGCGTCCCGACGCGCTGCTGGCCACGCTGGGCGGGCAGACCGCGCTGAACACCGCCGTCGCCCTGCACGAGTCGGGGGTGCTGGAGCGATACAACGTCGAGCTGATCGGTGCCGATGTGGCGGCGATCCAGGCGGGTGAGAACCGCGAACTGTTCAAGGAGGTCGTCGACCGGGTCGCCGGCCGGTACGGCCTCAACGCCGCCTCGGCGCGCAGCGTGATCTGCCATTCGATGGACGAGTGCCTGCGCGCCGCCGAGGAGCTCGGCTACCCCCTGGTGGTGCGGCCGTCGTTCACCCTGGGCGGCACCGGCTCGGGCTTCGCGCACGACGAGGAGGAGCTGCGGCGCATCGCCGGCGCCGGGCTCGACGCCTCGCCGGTCACCGAGGTGCTCCTGGAGGAGTCGGTCCTCGGCTGGAAGGAGTTCGAGCTGGAGGTCATGCGCGACCGCGCGGACAACGTCGTGATCGTGTGCTCCATCGAGAACATCGACCCGATGGGCGTGCACACCGGCGACAGCATCACCGTCGCGCCCGCGATGACGCTCACCGACCGCGAGTACCAGAACATGCGCGACGTGGCCATCGCGATCATCCGCGAGGTCGGCGTGGACACCGGCGGATGCAACATCCAGTTCGCGGTCGACCCGGCGACCGGGCGCATGGTCGTGATCGAGATGAACCCGCGGGTGTCCCGCTCCTCCGCGCTGGCCTCCAAGGCCACCGGCTTCCCGATCGCGAAGATCGCGGCCAAGCTCGCCGTGGGCTACACCCTCGACGAGATCCCCAACGACATCACGCGCGAGACGCCGGCGTCCTTCGAGCCCGCCCTCGATTACGTCGTGGTCAAGGTGCCGCGCTTCGCCTTCGAGAAGTTCGACGGCGCCGACGCCACCCTCACCACCCACATGAAGTCGGTGGGTGAGGCCATGGCCATCGGCCGGTCCTTCCCCGAGGCGCTGCAGAAGGCCCTGCGCTCGCTGGAGAAGCGGGGTTCGTCCTTCTCCTGGAAGGACGAGCCGGGTGACAAGGAGGAGCTGCTCAGGGCGTGCCGCAAGCCGCACGACGGACGGCTGGTCACGGTGATGCGGGCCCTGCGGGCCGGAGCGAGCGTGTCCGAGCTGTCGGAGGCGACCGGGATCGACCCGTGGTTCCTCGACCAGTTCGCGGCCATCGACGAGGCCGCGCGCGAGCTGCGGGCCGCGCCGGAGCTGACCGCGCAGACGCTCGTGCGAGCCAAGCGCATGGGCTTCAGCGACGTGCAGATCGGCGAGCTGCGCGGCCTGGACGAGGCGCGGGTGCGCGACCTGCGCCACGCGCTGGGCGTGCGCCCGGTCTACCACACCGTCGACACCTGCGCCGGCGAGTTCGCCGCCCGTACCCCCTACCTGTACTCCACCTACGACGAGGAGACCGAGGTACCGGTGGGCGACCGGCCCAAGGTGATCATCCTGGGCAGCGGGCCGAACCGGATCGGGCAGGGCATCGAGTTCGACTACGCCTGCGTGCACGCCTCCTTCGAGCTGGCGAAGGCCGGCTACGAGACCGTCATGGTCAACTGCAACCCCGAGACGGTCTCCACCGACTACGACACCTCCGACCGGCTCTACTTCGAGCCGCTCACCCTGGAGGACGTGCTGGAGGTCGTGCACGCCGAGCAGCAGACGGGGCCGGTCGCCGGGGTCATCGTCCAGCTGGGCGGGCAGACCCCGCTGGGCCTGGCGCAGGCGCTGAAGGACGCCGGGGTGCCGATCGTCGGCACCAGCCCGGAGTCCATCGATCTCGCCGAGGACCGCGGCGCGTTCGGCCGTGTGCTGGCCGAGGCGGGTCTGCTCGCGCCCAAGCACGGCACCGCCACGACCGTGGACGAGGCGCTGGAGATCGCCGCCGACATCGGCTACCCGGTGCTGGTGCGCCCCTCCTACGTGCTCGGCGGGGCGGGCATGGCGATCGTGTACGACGACGAGACGCTCACCTCCTACATGGCCAGGGCGGGCGCGGCCAGCGACCGGCCGGTGCTGGTGGACAAGTTCCTCGACGAGGCCATCGAGGTCGACGTCGACGCGCTCTACGACGGCACCGAGCTGTACCTCGGCGGCGTCATGGAGCACATCGAGGAGGCGGGCATCCACTCCGGCGACTCGGCGTGCGCGCTGCCGCCGATCACGCTCGGCGGGGCCGACATCAAGCGCATCCGCGCCGCCACCGAGGCCATCGCCCGGGGCGTGGGCGTGCGCGGGCTGCTCAACGTGCAGTACGCGCTGTCGGCGGGCGTGCTCTACGTGCTGGAGGCCAACCCGCGCGCCAGCCGTACGGTGCCGTTCGTGTCCAAGGCGACCGCCGTGCCGCTGGCCAAGGCGGCGGCGCGGGTGATGATGGGCGCGTCCATCGCCGAGCTGCGCGCGGAGGGCATGCTCCCGGCGCACGGCGACGGCGGGACGCTGCCGCTCGACTCGCCGGTCGCGGTCAAGGAGGCGGTCCTGCCGTTCGACCGCTTCCGCGGGGTGGACACCGTGCTGGGGCCGGAGATGCGCTCGACCGGTGAGGTGATGGGCATCGACTCGGTCTTCGGCACGGCCTTCGCCAAGTCGCAGATGGCGGTCTACGGGGCGCTGCCGACCAAGGGGCGTGCGTTCGTATCCGTGGCCAACCGGGACAAACGCGCGATGATCTTCCCGGTGAAGGCGCTCGCCGATCTCGGTTTCGAGATCCTCGCTACGGAGGGTACGGCGGAGGTGCTGCGCCGCAACGGCGTCCATGCCAGGATCGTGCGGAAACAAAGTGACGGGACAGGGCCGGCCGGTGAGCCGACCATCGTCAGGCTCATCCTGGACGGGGAGGTGGACCTCATCGTGAACACGCCGTTCGGCGACCCCGGGCACTCCGGGCCGCGGCTGGACGGCTATGAGATCCGCACCGCGGCCGTGCTGCGCGGCGTACCGTGCATCACGACCGTGCAGGGACTCGCCGCGGCCGTTCAGGGCATCCAGGCCACTGTCCGGGGTGATGTGGGCGTACGGTCCCTTCAGGAGCACGCACGCGTGCTGAGGGGCTGA
- a CDS encoding dihydroorotate dehydrogenase electron transfer subunit — MAATPVQVTGTVLTTRRVDAYHALTVVAPGIAERYRPGHFVAVAVGGPQTSMLARRAFSIHDVKPDYGGTVELVFTVRGPGTAWLAERRARDTLDLVGPLGRPFPLPRDPVTCVMVGVEYGSAPLFGLADVLQQRGCRVDFVLGGASADRVFGALRARRMGETITLTTEDGSLGMRGKVTDVLPGVIADTRADVVYACGPMEMLRGVTAVAIEFDIPVQVAVEEAMACGIGMCMTCVLPVIGDDGVTRMLRACVEGPVFRGERVRFEDVGTIPFDALGAPGSPTGGGGTRNVG; from the coding sequence CTGGCTGCCACCCCGGTACAGGTGACGGGCACGGTGCTGACCACGCGCCGGGTCGACGCCTACCACGCCCTGACCGTGGTGGCGCCGGGCATAGCCGAGCGCTACCGTCCGGGACACTTCGTCGCGGTCGCGGTGGGTGGGCCGCAGACGTCCATGCTCGCCCGCCGCGCCTTCTCCATCCACGATGTCAAGCCGGACTACGGTGGCACGGTGGAGCTGGTGTTCACCGTGCGCGGTCCCGGCACGGCCTGGCTGGCCGAACGGCGGGCCCGTGACACGCTCGACCTGGTCGGCCCGCTGGGACGGCCCTTTCCGCTGCCCCGCGACCCGGTGACGTGCGTCATGGTCGGGGTCGAGTACGGCTCGGCCCCGCTGTTCGGTCTGGCCGACGTGCTGCAGCAGCGCGGCTGCCGGGTCGACTTCGTGCTCGGCGGCGCCTCGGCCGACCGCGTCTTCGGCGCGCTGCGCGCCCGTCGGATGGGCGAGACGATCACGCTGACCACCGAGGACGGCTCGCTGGGCATGCGCGGCAAGGTGACCGACGTGCTGCCGGGAGTGATCGCCGACACCCGCGCCGACGTCGTCTACGCCTGCGGCCCGATGGAGATGCTGCGCGGGGTCACCGCGGTGGCGATCGAGTTCGACATCCCCGTCCAGGTGGCCGTGGAGGAGGCCATGGCGTGCGGGATCGGCATGTGCATGACCTGTGTGCTGCCGGTGATCGGGGATGACGGGGTGACGCGCATGCTGCGGGCGTGCGTGGAGGGGCCGGTGTTCCGCGGGGAGCGCGTCAGGTTCGAGGACGTGGGCACCATTCCCTTCGACGCGTTGGGGGCGCCGGGGTCGCCTACAGGGGGTGGCGGAACCCGAAATGTCGGTTGA
- a CDS encoding dihydroorotate dehydrogenase, producing the protein MSVDMRTYLAHVELANPITTAAGCAASGRELSQFFDLNRIGALVTQSITMAPRAGRPTPRMAETPSGLLSAVGLAGPGIDAFLERDLPWLAQRGVRTVVSIAGGTVNEYGALARRLTDAPGVTAVEVNLACPNIEDRGRVFARDSAASAEVISSVRALMRYDVPVVAKLSPDVADVVAVARACVDGGADALSMINTPLGMSIDIDTMRPALAAVTGGLSGPAIRPLAVRCVWQVHAALPGVPIIGVGGVLTGRDAFELILAGACAVGVGTALFHDPYACLRILRELEDLLAERGFQRLADAVGLAHHPPAGGSRHRTDLVPGPGTSDMEESSL; encoded by the coding sequence ATGTCGGTTGATATGCGAACGTATCTGGCGCATGTGGAGCTGGCCAATCCCATCACGACCGCCGCCGGATGCGCCGCCTCGGGCAGGGAGCTGTCCCAGTTCTTCGATCTGAACCGGATCGGCGCGCTGGTCACCCAGTCCATCACCATGGCGCCCCGCGCGGGCCGTCCCACCCCGCGCATGGCCGAGACGCCCTCGGGCCTGCTCAGCGCCGTCGGCCTGGCCGGTCCGGGCATCGACGCCTTCTTGGAGCGCGACCTGCCCTGGCTGGCGCAGCGGGGCGTGCGGACCGTCGTGTCCATCGCGGGCGGCACCGTCAACGAGTACGGCGCGCTCGCCCGCAGGCTCACCGACGCGCCCGGCGTCACCGCCGTCGAGGTCAACCTCGCCTGCCCCAACATCGAGGACCGGGGGCGGGTGTTCGCCCGCGACAGCGCGGCCTCCGCCGAGGTCATCTCCTCGGTGCGCGCCCTCATGCGCTACGACGTTCCGGTGGTCGCCAAGCTCTCCCCGGACGTCGCGGACGTGGTGGCGGTCGCCCGCGCCTGCGTGGACGGCGGCGCCGACGCCCTCTCGATGATCAACACTCCGCTCGGGATGAGCATCGACATCGACACCATGCGTCCCGCGCTCGCCGCGGTGACCGGCGGCCTGTCCGGACCCGCCATACGCCCGCTGGCGGTGCGCTGCGTGTGGCAGGTGCACGCCGCCCTGCCCGGTGTGCCCATCATCGGCGTCGGGGGCGTGCTGACCGGCAGGGACGCCTTCGAGCTGATCCTGGCCGGCGCCTGCGCGGTCGGTGTGGGCACGGCGCTGTTCCACGACCCTTACGCTTGTCTGCGCATCCTGCGCGAGCTGGAGGATCTGCTCGCCGAACGCGGATTCCAGCGCCTGGCCGACGCCGTGGGGCTGGCCCACCATCCTCCGGCGGGCGGTTCCCGGCACCGAACCGACCTCGTGCCGGGCCCCGGTACCTCGGACATGGAGGAGAGCTCACTGTGA
- the pyrF gene encoding orotidine-5'-phosphate decarboxylase, whose protein sequence is MTPAPIAVALDAPDLETAARWAALVTPHVSTVKVGLELYLRYGPDVIASVRGASGVRVFLDLKLHDIPNTVAGAARAVARLKPAILTVHAAGGPAMIRAAVEAAPHTQIAAVTILTSLSEADLGRIGIGGRPEDAVRRLAVLAVEAGAGALVCSPREVAAVRAEVGPDITLITPGVRPQGADSQDQARVATPEQALADGADLLVIGRPITGAADPGAAAAGIAAALRRKIVTP, encoded by the coding sequence GTGACGCCCGCACCGATCGCCGTCGCGCTCGACGCGCCCGATCTGGAGACCGCCGCCCGCTGGGCCGCCCTGGTGACCCCGCACGTCAGCACCGTCAAGGTCGGGCTGGAGCTCTACCTGCGCTACGGTCCCGACGTCATCGCCTCGGTGCGCGGCGCCAGCGGGGTGCGCGTCTTCCTCGACCTCAAGCTGCACGACATCCCCAACACGGTGGCCGGAGCGGCCAGGGCCGTCGCCCGCCTCAAGCCCGCCATCCTCACCGTGCACGCGGCGGGTGGGCCCGCCATGATCCGGGCCGCGGTCGAGGCGGCTCCCCACACGCAGATCGCGGCCGTGACGATCCTCACCTCGCTCAGCGAGGCCGATCTCGGGCGTATCGGCATCGGAGGGCGGCCGGAGGACGCCGTGCGCCGGCTGGCCGTTCTGGCGGTCGAGGCGGGGGCCGGGGCCCTGGTGTGCTCGCCGCGCGAGGTCGCCGCCGTGCGTGCGGAGGTCGGCCCGGACATCACCCTGATCACTCCGGGCGTCCGCCCGCAGGGTGCGGACAGTCAGGACCAGGCGCGGGTCGCCACCCCGGAGCAGGCGCTGGCCGACGGCGCGGACCTCCTCGTGATCGGGCGTCCGATCACCGGTGCGGCCGATCCCGGTGCCGCGGCGGCGGGGATCGCCGCCGCGCTACGGCGTAAGATCGTTACGCCATGA
- the mihF gene encoding integration host factor, actinobacterial type — protein MALPPLTPEQRKAALEKAAKARRERAEVKNRLKRGAVSLSEVLKDGQTDDVIGKMKVSALLESLPGVGKVRAKQLMEKLGIAESRRVRGLGANQRAALEREFGGSES, from the coding sequence GTGGCTCTTCCTCCCCTTACCCCCGAGCAGCGCAAGGCGGCTCTGGAAAAGGCCGCCAAGGCCCGTCGTGAACGTGCCGAGGTCAAGAACCGGCTCAAGCGCGGGGCCGTCTCCCTGTCCGAGGTGCTGAAGGACGGGCAGACCGACGACGTCATCGGCAAGATGAAGGTCTCGGCGCTGCTCGAGTCGCTCCCCGGCGTGGGCAAGGTCCGCGCCAAGCAGCTGATGGAGAAGCTGGGTATCGCCGAGTCCCGCCGCGTGCGCGGGCTGGGCGCCAACCAGCGTGCTGCTCTGGAGCGTGAGTTCGGCGGTTCCGAGAGCTGA
- the gmk gene encoding guanylate kinase produces the protein MPYAVTHGGTGTLPRRSARRLTVLSGPSGVGKSTVVAELRRTHPGVWLSVSVTTRKPRPGETHGVEYYFVDDAEFDRLVAAGELLEWAEFAGNRYGTPRSAVIEHLEAGVPTLLEIDLQGARQVRESMPDALLVFLAPPSWEELERRLRGRGTEPEEVIARRLEAARVELAAEAEFDITLVNTSVREVCERLVALLGA, from the coding sequence ATGCCTTATGCGGTGACCCACGGAGGGACCGGCACCCTCCCGCGGCGATCCGCACGGCGCCTGACGGTCCTGTCCGGCCCGTCCGGCGTCGGCAAGTCCACGGTCGTCGCCGAGCTCCGGCGGACTCATCCCGGGGTGTGGCTGTCGGTCTCGGTGACCACGCGCAAGCCCCGCCCCGGCGAGACGCACGGGGTGGAGTACTACTTCGTCGACGACGCGGAGTTCGACCGCCTGGTCGCGGCGGGCGAGCTGCTCGAATGGGCGGAGTTCGCCGGCAACAGATACGGAACGCCGCGGTCCGCCGTCATCGAGCACCTGGAAGCGGGGGTGCCCACCCTGCTGGAGATCGATCTCCAGGGGGCCAGGCAGGTGCGCGAGTCCATGCCGGACGCGCTTCTGGTCTTCCTGGCCCCGCCGAGCTGGGAGGAGCTGGAGAGGCGACTCCGCGGGCGGGGCACCGAACCCGAGGAGGTCATCGCCCGCCGCCTGGAGGCCGCGCGGGTGGAACTGGCCGCCGAGGCGGAGTTCGACATCACCCTGGTGAACACGTCCGTACGGGAAGTGTGCGAGCGGCTGGTAGCCTTGCTGGGCGCGTAA
- the rpoZ gene encoding DNA-directed RNA polymerase subunit omega: MAETGPVAEGITNPPIDQLLEVVDSKYSLVIMGAKRARQINAYYSQLGEGLLEYVGPLVETHAQEKPLSIALREISEGLLTSERVES; the protein is encoded by the coding sequence GTGGCAGAGACTGGCCCGGTTGCCGAAGGCATCACTAACCCACCGATCGACCAGCTTCTTGAGGTCGTCGACAGCAAGTACAGCCTCGTGATCATGGGTGCCAAGCGGGCGCGTCAGATCAACGCCTACTACTCCCAGCTCGGCGAGGGCCTGCTGGAGTACGTCGGCCCGCTGGTGGAGACCCACGCCCAGGAGAAGCCCCTGTCCATCGCGCTGCGCGAGATCAGCGAGGGTCTGCTCACCTCCGAGCGCGTCGAGAGCTGA
- the coaBC gene encoding bifunctional phosphopantothenoylcysteine decarboxylase/phosphopantothenate--cysteine ligase CoaBC, which yields MNENSGARRPFVVLGVSGGIAAYKACELLRLFTESGHDVRVVPTRQALRFVGEPTWAALSGNPVSTEVWDDAHEVPHVRVGRDADLVVVAPATADVLARAAHGIADDLLTNTLLTARCPVVFAPAMHTEMWEHPATRANVATLRERGALVLDPAVGRLTGADTGRGRLPEPEEIFQICRGVLSGRPRDLAGRHVVVSAGGTREAIDPVRFIGNRSSGLQGLALARTALVRGAGVTLVAANVTLPAPAGAEVIAVESAREMREAVLSACRDADAVVMAAAVADFRPAEYHDNKIKKTSAEPDPIRLVENPDILAELGRRRASSGEGPAVIVGFAAETDDVLANGHAKLKRKGCDLLVVNQVGAGLAFGTPDNAAVVLSADGDAVDVPRGPKEDLAHRVWDLVAARLP from the coding sequence GTGAACGAGAACAGCGGCGCTCGGCGCCCTTTCGTCGTGCTCGGGGTCAGCGGCGGCATCGCCGCCTACAAGGCGTGCGAACTGCTGCGGCTGTTCACCGAGTCCGGGCACGACGTCCGCGTCGTGCCGACCCGCCAGGCGTTGCGCTTCGTCGGCGAGCCCACCTGGGCCGCACTGTCGGGCAACCCCGTGTCGACCGAGGTGTGGGACGACGCGCACGAGGTGCCGCACGTGCGGGTCGGCCGTGACGCCGATCTCGTCGTGGTCGCGCCCGCGACCGCCGACGTCCTGGCCCGGGCGGCCCACGGCATCGCCGACGACCTGCTGACCAACACCCTGCTCACGGCTCGCTGCCCGGTGGTGTTCGCACCCGCCATGCACACCGAGATGTGGGAGCACCCCGCCACCCGGGCCAACGTCGCGACCCTCCGTGAGCGGGGCGCGCTCGTGCTCGACCCCGCCGTCGGCAGGCTCACCGGCGCCGACACCGGGCGGGGCAGGCTCCCCGAGCCGGAGGAGATCTTCCAGATCTGCCGCGGCGTGCTGTCCGGCCGCCCTCGTGACCTCGCAGGACGGCACGTGGTGGTCTCCGCGGGCGGCACCCGCGAGGCGATCGATCCGGTCCGCTTCATCGGCAACCGCTCGTCGGGCCTGCAGGGCCTGGCGCTGGCCCGTACGGCTCTCGTCCGCGGGGCCGGGGTCACCCTCGTGGCGGCCAACGTCACCCTGCCCGCGCCCGCCGGGGCCGAGGTGATCGCCGTGGAGTCCGCGCGGGAGATGCGCGAGGCGGTCCTGTCCGCCTGCCGGGACGCCGACGCGGTGGTGATGGCCGCCGCCGTCGCCGACTTCCGGCCGGCCGAATACCACGACAACAAGATCAAGAAGACGTCGGCGGAGCCCGATCCCATCCGTCTGGTCGAGAACCCCGACATCCTCGCCGAGCTGGGCCGGCGGCGGGCGTCGTCGGGCGAGGGGCCGGCGGTGATCGTCGGCTTCGCCGCGGAGACCGACGACGTCCTCGCCAACGGGCACGCCAAGCTCAAGCGCAAAGGGTGCGACCTGCTCGTGGTCAACCAGGTCGGCGCGGGGCTCGCGTTCGGCACCCCGGACAACGCCGCGGTCGTCCTGTCCGCCGACGGGGACGCCGTGGACGTCCCGCGCGGGCCCAAGGAGGACCTCGCGCATCGGGTGTGGGACCTGGTGGCCGCCCGCCTTCCCTGA
- the metK gene encoding methionine adenosyltransferase, translating to MSRRLFTSESVTEGHPDKIADQISDAILDAMLKDDITSRVAVETMITTGQVHVAGEVTTETYVDIPGVIREKILEIGYDASHKGFDGASCGVSVSIGSQSPDIAQGVDVAYESREGEGTDELDRQGAGDQGLMFGYACRETPELMPLPIMLAHRLARRLTEVRKNGTIPYLRPDGKTQVTLEYDGDVPVRLDTVVVSTQHASEIDLKEMLTPDIREHVVEPVIAGLDLEKDDYRLLVNPTGRFEIGGPMGDAGLTGRKIIIDTYGGMARHGGGAFSGKDPSKVDRSAAYAMRWVAKNVVAAELADRCEVQVAYAIGKAKPVGLFVECFGTEKVPVEKIQSAVLEVFDLRPAAIIRDLDLLRPIYTQTAAYGHFGREEPDFSWERTDRVEPLRRAAGL from the coding sequence TTGTCCCGTCGCCTCTTCACTTCAGAGTCGGTCACCGAGGGTCACCCCGATAAGATCGCCGACCAGATCAGTGACGCGATTCTCGACGCCATGCTCAAGGACGACATCACGAGCCGCGTCGCCGTCGAGACGATGATCACCACCGGTCAGGTCCATGTCGCTGGCGAGGTGACGACCGAGACTTACGTCGACATCCCCGGCGTCATCCGGGAGAAGATCCTGGAGATCGGCTACGACGCGTCGCACAAGGGCTTCGACGGCGCCTCATGCGGCGTCTCGGTCTCGATCGGGTCGCAGTCGCCCGACATCGCCCAGGGCGTCGACGTCGCCTACGAGAGCCGCGAAGGCGAGGGCACCGACGAACTGGACCGGCAGGGCGCCGGTGACCAGGGTCTGATGTTCGGCTACGCCTGCCGCGAGACCCCCGAGCTGATGCCGTTGCCGATCATGCTGGCCCACCGGCTGGCCCGGCGCCTGACGGAGGTCCGCAAGAACGGCACCATCCCCTACCTCCGGCCCGACGGCAAGACCCAGGTCACCCTCGAGTACGACGGCGACGTCCCGGTGCGGCTCGACACCGTCGTCGTCTCCACCCAGCACGCCTCCGAGATCGACCTGAAGGAGATGCTCACCCCGGACATCCGGGAGCACGTCGTCGAGCCGGTCATCGCCGGCCTGGACCTGGAGAAGGACGACTACCGGCTGCTGGTGAACCCCACGGGCCGGTTCGAGATCGGCGGTCCCATGGGTGACGCGGGGCTCACCGGTCGGAAGATCATCATCGACACCTACGGCGGGATGGCCCGGCACGGTGGCGGTGCCTTCTCCGGTAAGGACCCCTCCAAGGTCGACCGGTCCGCCGCCTACGCCATGCGCTGGGTGGCCAAGAACGTCGTGGCCGCCGAGCTCGCCGACCGCTGCGAGGTGCAGGTGGCCTACGCGATCGGCAAGGCCAAGCCGGTGGGTCTGTTCGTCGAGTGCTTCGGCACCGAGAAGGTGCCGGTGGAGAAGATCCAGAGCGCCGTGCTGGAGGTCTTCGACCTGCGCCCGGCCGCGATCATCCGCGACCTCGACCTGCTGCGGCCCATCTACACCCAGACGGCCGCCTACGGTCACTTCGGCCGTGAGGAACCTGACTTCTCCTGGGAGCGCACGGACCGCGTCGAGCCGCTGCGCCGCGCCGCCGGCCTGTGA